Proteins from a genomic interval of Onychostoma macrolepis isolate SWU-2019 chromosome 17, ASM1243209v1, whole genome shotgun sequence:
- the mocs3 gene encoding adenylyltransferase and sulfurtransferase MOCS3, with protein MDDTVLSLKTQLLEKEREIVALKKKLVQLEKENSVLTDLQEKVINLLPLKSNTTLNNDDIMRYSRQLLLPELGVKGQVAISNISVLVVGCGGLGCPVVQYLAAAGIGRLGLLDYDVVELSNLHRQVLHTELTQGQPKALSAAQAISRLNSSVHCVPYHLQLSRENAIQLIQQYDIVADCSDNVPTRYLVNDACVLTGKPLVSASALRMEGQLTVYNYRGGPCYRCLYPTPPPPETITNCSDGGVLGVVPGIMGCLQALEVLKIASGQGSSFEKQLLMFDGQEGRFRSIRLRPKQAECAVCGETPTVTELQDYEQFCGSAATDKCRRLNLLTKEQRVSVQEYKAILDSSTPHLLLDVRPKVEVDICHLPISINIPLSSLENKKAEHLTLLKDTVSDLKQQMNIKSQVPVFVVCKLGNDSQKAVQLLEKMSGQEIELITVKDVTGGLMAWANKIDPSFPQY; from the exons GAAAACTCAGTATTAACAGACTTACAGGAGAAAGTTATCAATCTTTTACCGCTGAAATCAAACACAACGCTGAACAATGATGACATCATGAGATACAGCAGACAGCTTCTCCTACCAGAACTGGGTGTTAAAg GTCAGGTTGCCATAAGTAATATATCAGTCCTGGTTGTGGGATGTGGCGGTTTAGGTTGTCCTGTTGTACAGTATCTCGCTGCAGCTGGAATAG GACGACTGGGTCTGTTGGATTATGATGTGGTGGAGCTGAGTAACCTGCACAGACAGGTGCTTCATACAGAACTGACTCAAGGTCAGCCTAAAGCCCTGTCTGCCGCCCAGGCCATCAGCAG GTTGAACTCCTCAGTTCATTGTGTCCCGTATCACCTCCAGCTCTCCAGAGAGAACGCCATACAACTCATTCAACA GTATGACATTGTGGCAGACTGTTCAGACAACGTTCCTACACGCTACCTTGTGAATGATGCCTGTGTTCTGACCGGCAAGCCTTTAGTGTCAGCGAGTGCTTTACGCATGGAAGGACAG CTCACAGTGTACAACTATAGAGGAGGGCCGTGTTACAGGTGTTTGTACCCCACACCACCTCCTCCTGAGACCATCACTAACTGCTCTGATGGAGGAGTTCTGGGAGTGG TGCCTGGAATAATGGGTTGCCTTCAAGCATTGGAAGTTCTGAAAATTGCGTCCGGTCAAGGAT CCTCATTTGAGAAGCAGCTGTTGATGTTTGATGGTCAGGAGGGGCGTTTCCGCTCCATACGGCTGCGGCCCAAGCAGGCTGAGTGTGCAGTGTGTGGAGAGACGCCCACGGTGACTGAGCTCCAGGACTATGAGCAGTTCTGTGGCTCCGCTGCGACGGATAAG TGTCGAAGACTGAATCTTCTAACCAAAGAACAGAGAGTCTCTGTGCAG GAGTATAAAGCCATTTTAGACAGCTCAACCCCTCATCTCCTCCTTGACGTTCGACCCAAAGTAGAGGTGGACATTTGCCATCTGCCAATCTCAATCA ACATTCCACTTTCTAGTTTAGAAAACAAGAAGGCTGAGCACCTCACACTTTTAAAAGATACAGTTAGTGACCTTAAACAGCAGATGAACATCAAATCTCAAGTCCCAG TGTTTGTGGTTTGCAAACTTGGCAATGACTCCCAGAAGGCTGTTCAGCTGCTGGAGAAAATGTCTGGACAAGAAATTGAGCTGATCACTGTGAAGGATGTCACTGGAGGATTGATGGCCTGGGCTAACAAGATAGACCCCTCTTTTCCTCAATATTGA